The Gossypium hirsutum isolate 1008001.06 chromosome A03, Gossypium_hirsutum_v2.1, whole genome shotgun sequence genome contains the following window.
AAATCAACATGTATGATTCTCAGCAAAAGTAAAACAAATAAGATCTTAAGTCCATATGTAAGGTAAAAAGTATGGGATCAGGTAACATTTTCTgaaaataaaacccaaattataTAAATGATGAAACAGTAATTAAAAAGTTACCAAATTCCAGTCATCATCAATCACTGGGAAACCAGTAACTCTCTTCTCCACAAGTGCCTCCAATGCTGCAATTACAGAATTTAAGTGCAAAATTAGACACAAAAATGGTGATGATCAAAGCATCATCAGCTAATACCTTCATCCACACTTGTTGTAGTTTTGACAACATGTAAATCCTCTTTCCTGGTCATAAAATCACCCACAGTATAATTTCCATTTCTTGACTACAAAAGAACCAAAAACCAGTAAAAAAAAACAATCTctttaaataaaaggaaaaaaaaacccaaaaagaaaacaAGGGGGAAAGAGGGATACGGGAACAGagttggtgataagttcagcagCAAGACGAAAAGAGCCATCTTTGGGTTTGGGGAGAGACAAGGAGGGTGCCAGTGCCACTTTATGGGAATAATGGTATATGGAGACAATGCAGGGTTGCTTAGAATGAAGAAAGGAATTGAAAGAAGGGAATAGCTTCAGGGTTTGAGAATTAACGAAAGAAATGGAACCCATTTTCGTTAAAAACACAACCTTTtcccccaaaaaaaaacaaaagaaagatccTAGCTGTATGTTAATGCTATGACGATTGTTTATGATAAACCAAAAAAGGGGGGGAAAGGGAGGTTTGGGTATTGAATAAACAGTGGGGAAATTGAGAAGTGGATATTGAAAGGAGGAGAATAACGAAAGGGGGTGATCAGATGTTACTTGTTCCGCTGAAACAGGAGACTTCGGAAAGTGAGAGGAAAGTGAGAAATGGTCGGTTCATTAATGGGTGAGTTTGCTGCTTGTTCTTTCTTCGAGTCCCCACAGCCACGCGCCAATAATGCATTTGTCCATGCTTGTGGATATATTCGGTGCTTCGCAAGGAAATTGAGACTCATCTTCAAAGGGAGGGGGTTGGTAGGTAAACTATCCTTTTCTCATTTacttgaaatagaaaaatgaggAGTTTATATGATTTGGATTTTTTGTTTTAATGGGTTTAACTTAACATGTTGTATTTCTAATCCTAATAAGAGTTATAAGAGGTTGCAGTGGTTTACTATGGTTTATTAAGAGTTgagatttttattttcaagaacaGGAAGTGCCTTcgccttttttttttaatgttggaAAGACTTTAAGGTTTTTTTCAATAATTCTCGAGGTCTTATGTGTTACTCACATATTAGTTTTGGATTCCTTACAAATTAGTTGGACTTCGATTTAACCTGTCATAATTATAGGTGTTCATCGATTGAGCCTAGGCATGATATTAGCACTTGCCTAAgctcaatttgactagaaataTAACTTAAAGTTTTGTCCTAACATGCTCATATTTGTAAATAGCTAACCCAATCTTATTTTAGGTCCGCCcatattgtttaaaaaattttaaaaatatatttatttaatatttgatatttttatttatttaattttttatatataatctcttaacattttttaatgtttacattataataatattataatctatttaatttttatgtgttataataacaatttttattTGTGATTGTGGTATTATTACAATTGGGTGTATAGTTAGGTTATGCTATGGAAGTGAATGATCTAATTTAAATGAATTGCACGGATAAATTCATTTATTAGAATCGAATCCTTCTCACTCACAAAGCTATCCAATGAATTAAATCATAGGATTTGTTCTTaaagttatttaattaataaacattaattgTCGGATTATTCCCACAATTAATTTATGACCAATGAAAGATAGATGGTGTGAGGTTGTTCCTCCACTTTTACTAGCTTATCATTGAGCATGAAAGTATTTGCAGTCTATGATCAATTTCGAAGCTGCAACTGCAACTGATGTCATACATGAGGCTAGAGACATGTTCATGGGCTAGGCTAACTGCTTAAGTCCAAAGGCTCATTTGAATTTTGGGatgatttagataaaaatattaatattgaaaaatggGATTAAACAATAAATTATGCCCGTTTGAAATAAGGGTTGAGCTCGAGCTTGAACATTCAAGATTCGAGTTTaacttgtttttaaaatttttaatgttttatattatgttatttttatatattatgaaatttataacatgtaaaaattaagaaaatattaaaaaaatgttaagatgactattttaataaaaatataaaattactaaatgttaaattaaaaataatataaatattttaaaaaattaaaataatatggaTGAACCTAAAATAAGCTTAGATTAACCATTTACAATTATAGAtggatttgagcaaaattttaagaTAATATTTCGAGTTGAGCCAAGCTTAGGTATTAATATCTTATTTAGGCTCAGCCCATGAATACTTCTATTCTACCCAATTTTTGTAACAATTTTAGaacccctttttatttatttcacaagtTTGAAAAAGCTTTGGCCTCTCTATATGGTTGGACCTTTCTACTCGATTTTGATGTGTTGTTAAGAtattattatgtgatattattttTTAGGAGTATCtaaatatattgtatatatttaagaatatattatatatctttctTATTTCTACGTGACTCTtgctatataaatattaatattaggTATACTTTTGAAGtctataaataatattgaaaGAGATGATCCTATTACAGTCATATGTTTTTAGGCGgaatatattttatttaggtGGATCCAACACccatcaataataataataataacattttgCATAATtatccaaacaaaataaaaatattttttgttcaaaaaaatcaatttattttttgtaaatcaTTTCACGAAAGttgtttttagtaaaataaaCACATCCTAATTAAAAAATGTGAATATCgagtaatttataaaataattatattttatttgagggtaaactataaaatagCCACTTATTTTTacttcagattacattttagtcatctatgttttaaatgttacattttagtcacttacgttgtTGTTTTTTTACAAAGTGATCATTGTACATTAAACTTTGTTACCTCCCTAATGGCAATCCTACATGGCAATTTAAATTGACATTTATAACCCATTTAGACTGCCACAGAGGACTACCGATAGGGAGGTAAAggagtttaacggtagagtgatctCTTTGTaataaaacgataacgtaagtgactaaaatgtaacatttaaaatataagtaacaaaaatataatttgaggcaaacaaaagtgactatctttataatttatccTTTATTAAATTCACAAtcactaataaaaaaatttttgattatatatatttaaattatggatttttaaattataaaacgaggaaatcaaaatttttatatatattaataaaaatatgtttttttaatataaaaggaTGACTTTTTTTAACACGCCGCCTTGTTGTCTGATAATAATAGTTACCTGCTGAAATCACCTCACACGTGTTTTTCCTAAATTTACGGTTATCaatgttttcatttttcttgtgggttaagttttaaattaatcctccaaatttaaaatattctttaatTAAGTCCTTAAAGTATATGTATTGTATCGATCAGGCTCTTCTATAAAATTAGCTATTAGTTTGGGCATTAAATGTTAGCTCGGATTTTAGGCTAAGCCTATTTAAAGCACGttgatcaaattttaaatacatttctACTTATCTCACGGATAGCTTAGATCTAGTGTATTAAAAAGAAGCCATCTTGTCGTTACTTGTATGAAGTTGTGGCTGAAGCTTTTGTTAGACACTTGTTTGGCACGAGTTTGAGTTGTGTTATCTCCATCTCCAACCTCTATTattgtatataaataaaaaaatcgattttaagttttaataatacttttttttaacaCTTCAAATCTAAGTCGTCTATAtaatagatatttaaaattttattcaattgttCTAGATATGGTCTACGTCACATATGAATTGGTATTTAACGCCTAAATTGACGTTAGGATTGATGGACGTGCATGATCGGTGCAATGgtgatattttaaaaacttaactAGGATGCTTCAAAGTTTAAAATCTTTAGTTGAATTAACCCTCTATCTTTTAATTTTAACATTACCTACAAACCATAACTAAATTTCGAGAACGATTctcaatttttttagttaaaagtgaTATTTAAACTTCTAATTTCATCAATTAATCGTAGATATTTGATTTGTTTTCTGCGGATTCAAGATTAAATTTACTATCAATTATGGATGTGGATAGATACACCAAATATCAATTACCTTAATCCACattgtttatttaaataataaatgtgGATTTAAATATTCGAAGCCACTTGTTacaaaatacttacaatttatatatataagaattttaGAGAGTTCAAATTTggatttttgcatattttttatgttaagaATGGTTGATTTTTTTCCGGATTTAAATACATAacagataataatatttaatttagattcaAATTTAAGTAGTAATACTCGATTAATTTATAGATAATGAACGAATTCATATTTTTTAGGCAAATTTGCATTAAGATAAATTAAGAAATAGAGATATGCAACCCACTGCCATTCCTAATGATGTTCTTATCCAATGTCATACACTTTTGGAGGGAAATTGAACAAAATTGATGGTTCAGGATCACtcttgaccaaaaaaaaaaaagaaactttattGACCAATCTGTAAATTTAGCTATAGTTAAGGggcaatttaataataaaattttttttgggtaaactacacttaAGGTTAccaaactattagtaagtttatgttttttattactcaacttcaaaaagttacaaaatagtcattgaaccattcacaaatttttatttaagtgactaggttgttaagtttttgtttttattcttaaagTCTAACTGACGAGCTTCAAACGATGATTCGATGACCGATACAATGGACCAGTACCCATTGATAAGTAGATGAATATATCTTAAATTCAAATTGATCTAGTGATTAGTGTCGGAGATCGGAAAataaagttgtttggattttattGACAAATTTGTGAAGTTAAAATTGCTTCatgaaaaaaaaggtaaaaatttcTCCCCAGTCCCtctcaattatgatattgaacaAGTTGGTCTCTCTCGAAAAAATTatagcaatttaatccctatcaattttgaaTGCGAGCAACcaaggacaattaatcacaacATTAATATTTTTCGTCAATTTTACATGTGTTTGACTGTTATAATAACAATTAGCTGTTATagtttacaaattctatcatttAGGTCATGATTTAACAATTTTATCCCACAATATATTTGTAAATGTTTAAAGGTCGAGACGAAATTTGTTGAacttttttagaatcaagaccaatttaataaaatatgtaagctTCGAGGGCtaagtttattattatattaatcaaaattatgcaCAATTGACAAAAGACATTAATACCGTAATTAATtgttcactttcaaaattgacgAGATGAAACTGTTCCAATTTTTTTAGATGGACTAATTTGCTTAATGTCAAAATTAGAAGGGATTGGAGATGTATTTTTACTGAAAAACTAAACTATAAAAGAGAAAGGGATGGAGAGTTTTTGATTGGTGCAGGCGGTACAAGTAGAAAAGGCCATATAGCAACGATTTTAATAATTAATGATTTGAATAAAAACTtacaaatagtttagtgactattttgtaacttttttaaattgaatgattggaacataaatttactaataagtTAGTGATCTCAGTTGTAgtttaccattattatttttttttactttgtcaTTTCCGGGGCCCCAAAAGAAAAACCCTCTCCTACCAAATCCAACGGTGGAGATTTCATCCTCAGATCCCATCTTAGGGTTTACTACAGAAACAAACCTCCGAACATATATTTACTCATTTATATGTTCAGTTCTCTCGCCTTATCAGCTCTTCAaaaatctctctttttcttcttcatttttcaacaTCACCTTCTCAAGCGCCGCCGCCGCCTACTCTTCCGCCGGCGGGAAATATCcattcccttttctttcccttcCCTCTCCtcccttttattaaaaaaagaagaaaaaaaagtcaccaaaacaaaacaaagttTGGTTCTTTAGGAAAGGTTTTTTTCAAAAGCACTTGAGATTTTACCATATCATTTATTATCACAATTATTTTACTCGTTAGGGTTTGTTTGATTAATAACAAGAGGAGagggaagaaagaagaaaaaaacccaaaaaaaagaaagagaaggaaagagaaaaaagagTTTTTTTGGTTGGGTTTTTAGCTGTTGTTTTAGGGTTTACAAAGATGGCGCATGTTCAAGTTCAGGGACAAAGTGGGGGCGTTAACAATGGATCTGGTGGAGCCAATAACCAGTTTGTAACCTCGCTATATGTTGGGGATCTGGATCCAAGTGTGACCGAGACTCAGCTTTATGAGTACTTTAACCATATTGGTCAGCTGCTTACGGTTCGGTTATGCACCGATTTGTCGACCCGGAGGTCCCTTGGTTACGGTTATGTCAACTATGGCAATCCCCAAGATGGTGAGTATTAAGTTTTTTTCTCAGCTTaaagttccttttttttttagatttgatGATTCGCTAATAATGGATGGTTGCTTTAGTTAGCATTTTAAACagtgttcatatatatatgtttagtcGATTTGCATCTAGTTTTAATGAATAATAGATTGAAAGAGATCAAGTGATTAGTTTTGCTTCAGTTATTGTGAAGCTGATATAGGCAGGAAACTAAGATGTAAGTTTCAGTTGTGTTTGTTGAAGTTTATGCTCAATGTGCGGTTTTTCTGATGATTTTCATGTTCAGATGAGGATTCTGCTATGTTATtgattatatacatataacaaaataccatTTTGTCTCGGTTTGGATTGTATGTATTGAGCAGCTGAAAATTTGCCTCTGGAGGTTTGGACCGCTTGGTTGATGTCATGTGAGCCATATTTATCAGCCAAATGTTAACTATGTCTATTTAATGTCGAGGGTATGACTATTTAACCTTAAGCTCGAGATAAAATAGGAAATGCTATTAATGTGCTTGTTAAACAGATAGTAAAGGAGAATGTTTGTAATGATTAAAAAAGAATGCTGGATAACGGCCTTACAGAAATCATGTTGTCCATAACATATTTTTTGCTGTTAAATGCTTTTTTTGTTACCTTATCAGGTTTCCTTGAAAATATTATTAACTAAGTTGGTTTCTATCAGCAAGATCAAGATCAACGTGAGCGTTAGCTTTTCATTATCTTAATCACTGAATCCTCAACTCTGTTTACTTACAGCTGCAAGGGCATTGGAACTTCTGAATTTCACTCCTCTGAATGGAAAGCCTATCCGTATTATGTATTCCAACCGCGACCCCAGTCTTCGTAAAAGTGGTGCAGggaatatattcatcaaggtaaTAGAAGTTGTCAGTCATGTGGATTCTTTTGCtgctttgttttaaaaaaatctgTTCTTAATGTATGTCTTATGGTTTGTGTTGTGTTTGTTCTCCATGAATATGGCAGAATTTAGACAAGGGAATCGACCAAAAAGCTTTGCATGATACGTTTTCTGCATTTGGAAACATTCTCTCTTGCAAGCTAGCCACAGATTCTTCCGGCCAGTCAAAAGGTTACGGGTTTGTACAATTTGACAATGAAGAATCTGCCCAAAAAGCAATTGAGAAGTTGAATGGTATGCTATTGAATGATAAGCAAGTCTATGTGGGCCCTTTTGTTCGCAAGCAAGAAAGAGATACTTCTACTAGCAAGACAAAATTTAACAATGTCTATGTAAAGAATCTCTCGGAATCAACTACCGATGAAGACTtgaataaaacttttggtgaatTTGGTCTGATCACTAGTGCTGTGGTAATGAGGGATGTAGATGGGAAATCCAAGGGCTTTGGGTTTATCAACTTCGAGAATGCAGATGATGCTGCTAGAGCCGTTGAGTCCCTCAATGGAAAGAAATTTGATGGTAAGGAGTGGTTTGTCGGGAAAGCTCAAAAAAAATCTGAAAGGGAGGCTGAACTGAAACATCGATTTGAGCAGACAATGAAAGAGGCAGCGGATAAATTTCAAGGAGCGAACTTGTATGTCAAGAATTTGGATGATAGCATAAGTGACGAAAAGCTTAAAGAGCTATTCTCTCAATATGGTACCATAACATCATGCAAGGTGCGTTACCTTATTTTCTAGAATAGCTAAGTTCAACGAATTTTGGTACTTAGTTGGCTGATCCTGTCATTAAATGTTACAGGTTATGCGGGACCCTAGTGGAATAAGTAAAGGATCAGGGTTTGTTGCGTTTTCAACCCCAGAAGAAGCTTCTAGAGCTGTAAGTTGTTAAAGGTATACGTATTCCCATGACTGTATCATGTATCATAATCTTTCTCTTGGTATAACAGCTTGCAGAGATGAATGGCAAAATGGTTGTCAACAAACCTCTCTATGTTGCACAGGCTCAAAGGAAGGAAGACAGGAGGGCCAGGTTGCAGGTGTGTTCTCTTGATATTTTCCGTGTCTTGACCAAATTTTAGCGGCACAGAAGGATGGTTTTGTTTCTTTAATATGCTAAAGTATGTGCTGCACTTTTAACAGGCTCAGTTTTCTCAAATGCGACCACTTACAATGGCACCTTCTGTTGCACCACGAATGCCAATGTACCCCCCTGGTGGTCCAGGTCTTGGACAGCAAATATTCTATGGTCAAGCACCTCCGATTTTCCCCCCTCAGGTACCTATTTATATAAGTATTTTATATCTTGGCATTGCTATGGACTATATTTTAGAAATTCATGGTTTTATTTATGGCTTTTTCTACTGTTAGCCTGGATTTGGATATCAGCAGCAGCTTGTTCCAGGTATGAGGCCTGGCAGTGCTCCAATGCCAAATTTTTTCGTACCAATGGTTCAGCAAGGCCAACAGGGTCAGCGTCCCGGTGGGAGAAGGGCTGGAGCTGTTCAGCAAAACCAGCAACCAGTTCCATTAATGCAGCAGCAGGTTTGTTTATGACTTCTCAGATTTTGTAAATCTCTAATACATAAGTTCATATCTTTAAAAAACTCCCATCTGATTACTTCACTAAAATGTCAGATGGTACCCCGAGGGCGGGTCTATCGCTATCCAGTGGGGCGTGGTCTACCTGAAGTTTCAATGCCTAATGTTCCAGGAGGCATGCTTTCTGTTCCATATGATATGGGCAGCATGCCAATGCGTGATGCACCACTTTCTCAACCAATTCCAATTGGAGCTTTGGCCTCAGCACTTGCAAATGCTACTCCAGAACAGCAAAGAACGGTACGTTGC
Protein-coding sequences here:
- the LOC107935017 gene encoding polyadenylate-binding protein 8 codes for the protein MAHVQVQGQSGGVNNGSGGANNQFVTSLYVGDLDPSVTETQLYEYFNHIGQLLTVRLCTDLSTRRSLGYGYVNYGNPQDAARALELLNFTPLNGKPIRIMYSNRDPSLRKSGAGNIFIKNLDKGIDQKALHDTFSAFGNILSCKLATDSSGQSKGYGFVQFDNEESAQKAIEKLNGMLLNDKQVYVGPFVRKQERDTSTSKTKFNNVYVKNLSESTTDEDLNKTFGEFGLITSAVVMRDVDGKSKGFGFINFENADDAARAVESLNGKKFDGKEWFVGKAQKKSEREAELKHRFEQTMKEAADKFQGANLYVKNLDDSISDEKLKELFSQYGTITSCKVMRDPSGISKGSGFVAFSTPEEASRALAEMNGKMVVNKPLYVAQAQRKEDRRARLQAQFSQMRPLTMAPSVAPRMPMYPPGGPGLGQQIFYGQAPPIFPPQPGFGYQQQLVPGMRPGSAPMPNFFVPMVQQGQQGQRPGGRRAGAVQQNQQPVPLMQQQMVPRGRVYRYPVGRGLPEVSMPNVPGGMLSVPYDMGSMPMRDAPLSQPIPIGALASALANATPEQQRTMLGENLYPLVEQLEPDAAAKVTGMLLEMDQTEVLHLLESPEALKAKVAEAMEVLRTVAQQQQQAGGAADQLASLSLNDNLVS
- the LOC107935042 gene encoding CBS domain-containing protein CBSX2, chloroplastic; its protein translation is MGSISFVNSQTLKLFPSFNSFLHSKQPCIVSIYHYSHKVALAPSLSLPKPKDGSFRLAAELITNSVPSRNGNYTVGDFMTRKEDLHVVKTTTSVDEALEALVEKRVTGFPVIDDDWNLVGVVSDYDLLALDSISGSSQNDTTLFPNVDSSWKTFNEIQKLMNKNNGNVVGDLMTPSPLVVRETTNLEDAARLLLETKYRRLPVVDIDGKLVGIITRGNVVRAALQIKHSIES